Part of the Haemophilus influenzae genome is shown below.
TATCTCGTGGTGGTTTTAGTAGCCCAAATAATACTCATCGTAGCAGTGGGGGCTAAATGAAACGTGTAACTGGGTTTCCTACTCGACCAGATATGGTGCAACAGCTACTTAATGTTGGATTTGATTACTATAATTTGCCTTCCAGTGATGGATCTCATTATTGGTCTGATAATGTCGCCTATGAATTTACCTTAGCGGAAATTGATCGCATTGAGGATACAACTAATGAATTGCATTCAATGTGTTTAGATTTTGCGGCGGATGAAATTAAAAAAGGCGATTATGAAAATTATCGTTTTACGGAGTTGCAAAAACAGCTTATTGAAACCTCTTGGCGTAATCAAGATCCTTATTTATATGGACGCTTTGATTTTGGCTATGATGGCGACAACCTAAAAATGTTTGAATATAACGCCGATACGCCAACATCCTTGTTGGAGGCTGCGGTTGTTCAATGGCAGTGGTTGGAGCAAATTGAGGGCTTGAAACATCGTGATCAATTTAACTGGATTCATGAAGAATTAATAAAACATTTCCAATTTTTGAAACAACAAAGTGGCAAAACAGATTTCCATTTGAGTGCCATGCAGGATGCTGGCCGTGAAGATTGGGGTAATGTGGATTATTTAGCTGATGTGGCTTATAACGCAGGTTGGAATATTCATCAATTAGCGGTGGAAGATATTGGCTATAACAGCGAAACAAAAAAATTTGTAGATTTAAATGATCAACCTATTGAAATGTTATTTAAATTGTATCCGCTAGAATGGCTAAGCCACGCTGAGTTTGCTCGCCATATTACAACCGCTGAAACACGATTTATTGAACCAGCGTGGAAAATGTTGTTAAGTAATAAAGCATTATTGGCAAAACTTTGGGCGCGTTATCCTAATCATCCGAATTTATTGCCTGCTTATTTTACGCCTTTTGAATTACCAAAAGATTTATCGATGTGGGTGAAAAAACCATTGTTAGGTCGAGAAGGTGCCAATGTCTTCTATTATGAGAAAAATAATGGTGTAGAATTTGCAGCGAAAGGAAGCGAACACTCTACGTTTTATGGTAATTCAGGTTATGTTTATCAACAAAAATTTGAATTGCCAAGTTTTGATGGAATGTATCCAATTATCGGCTCTTGGGTTGTGGGGGATGTGGCTTGCGGTATGGGATTACGCGAAGATTTTACTGCAGTGACGGGTAATGATAGCCATTTTATACCTCATTATTTTGTGCCATGATATATATTTAGCATTACTCAAATACAATATTTATCATAAAAAATGGAAGCTATTATAGGTTATTTTTACATTCAAATTTTTGAACGATTACAAAATCGTTCAAGTATTATGTAATGAATTCGTAATATTTCATTGAAAAAAAATCTGCACCCTAATCAGTTAAACCTTAGCCTAACTTTTGGGTGCAGATTCCTTACTATTATTTATTTAAAATAATAAACTCGAAAGATTATAACAATCCACCTTGACCTAATGCAGGATCAGTATCACGAGCTTTTAATGCATCTTCAACGGTTAAACCTAATGCTTTCGCAACGCCTTCACCGTATGCGGCATCACACCAGTGGCAGTTACGAATATGACGATATTTGATGAAATCAGGTGCATCGCCCATTGCTGCTGCCGTGTTGTTGAATAATGATTGTTTTTGCTCTGCATTCATTAAGTTAAATAATGCACGAGGTTGGCTGAAGTAATCGTTATCATCGTTACGATAATCCCAGTGTGCTGCATCTCCGTTGATACGAAGTGGTGGTTCAGCAAAGTCTGGTTGTTGTTGCCATTGGCTGAAGCTGTTTGGCTCGTAGTGTGGCAAGCTACCGTAGTTACCATCTACACGACCTTGACCATCACGTTGGTTGCTATGAACAGGGCAACGTGGACGGTTTACTGGAATTTGACGGTAGTTCACACCTAAACGGTAACGTTGTGCATCCGCATAGTTAAATAAACGAGCTTGTAACATTCTGTCAGGGCTTGTGCCAATACCCGGAACCAAGTTACTTGGTGCAAATGCAGATTGTTCTACATCAGCGAAGAAGTTTTCTGGGTTACGGTTTAATTCAAACTCGCCGACTTCAATTAATGGATAGTCTTTTTTCGGCCATACTTTAGTTAAGTCGAATGGGTGATAAGGCACTTTTTCCGCATCTGCTTCCGGCATAATTTGTACAAATAATGTCCATTTAGGGAAATCACCACGTTCAATCGCTTCATATAAATCACGTTGATGGCTTTCACGGTCATTTGCAATAATTTCGGCTGCTTCAGCATCTGTTAAATTTTTAATGCCTTGTTGAGTACGGAAGTGGAATTTTACCCAAAAACGTTCGCCCGCTTCGTTCCAGAAACTATAAGTGTGAGAACCGAAACCGTGCATATGACGATAACTTGCTGGAATACCACGATCACTCATTACAACAGTTACTTGGTGTAATGCTTCTGGTAATAATGTCCAGAAATCCCAGTTATTAGTTGCTGAACGCATATTAGTGCGAGGATCACGTTTTACTGCTTTATTTAAATCTGGGAATTTACGTGGATCACGTAAGAAGAATACTGGCGTATTGTTACCTACTAAATCCCAGTTACCTTCTTCAGTATAGAATTTTAATGCAAAACCACGAATATCACGCTCAGCATCTGCTGCACCACGTTCGCCTGCCACGGTGGTAAAACGTGCGAACATTTCAGTTTTTTTACCCACTTCACTAAAAATTTTTGCACGAGTATATTTAGTAATATCGTGTGTCACAGTAAAGGTACCAAATGCACCAGAACCTTTAGCGTGCATGCGACGCTCTGGGATCACTTCACGTACGAAATCAGCTAATTTTTCGTTAAGCCATAAATCTTGTGAAAGTAATGGACCACGCGGACCAGCTGTTAAGCTGTTTTGGTTATCAGCAACGGGTGCACCGTTACCCATTGTTAAGTTTGTCGCAGCTAAGTGCGAGAAAGGACATTGAGAACTCATTGTAGATTCCTTGTAAAGTGAATAAATTTAGTTAGGTTGAAATGAATTTCTTGCGAATCATATAGAAAGGTTTGAACAATTGAAATCTATTAAATCAATCAAAAAAAACTATACTAAAATAAAACTTAAAATCTACCTAAATATTCCAAATTACTTACTTGATATCTTTATAAAGCCTGATTTTCAACCGCATTTTTCGCCTTTATCCCTTTTACGGATTCAAGTATAATACCAACATTTTTAATCACATTAGATCGACGATTATGAGTACAAAATTTAACGTAAAAACATTCCAAGGTATGATTTTAGCCCTACAAGAATATTGGGCAAACCAAGGCTGCACCATTGTGCAACCTTTTGATATGGAAGTGGGTGCAGGTACTTCTCACCCCATGACTGCATTGCGCGCATTAGGCCCAGAGCCAATGGCATTTGCTTATGTTCAACCTTCTCGTCGTCCGACCGATGGTCGCTACGGCGAAAACCCAAACCGTTTACAGCATTACTACCAATTCCAAGTAGTGATCAAACCTTCTCCAGATAATATTCAAGAACTTTATTTAGGCTCGCTTGAAATGCTCGGTTTCGATCCAACACAAAACGACATCCGTTTCGTGGAAGATAACTGGGAAAACCCAACATTAGGTGCATGGGGCTTGGGTTGGGAAGTATGGCTAAACGGTATGGAAGTAACCCAGTTTACCTATTTCCAACAAGTGGGCGGCTTAGAATGTAAACCTGTAACGGGCGAAGTAACCTACGGTTTAGAGCGTTTAGCCATGTACATTCAAGGCGTAGATTCTGTGTATGACTTAGCTTGGTCTGACGGTCCATTAGGCAAAACCACTTATGGCGATGTGTTCCATCAAAATGAAGTTGAGCAATCAACCTATAACTTTGAACACGCAAACACAGATTTCTTATTCTACTGCTTCGATCAATACGAAAAAGAGGCACAAGAGTTATTAGCCTTAGAAAAACCGTTACCATTGCCGGCTTATGAGCGTATTTTGAAAGCAGCACACAGCTTTAACTTATTAGATGCGCGTAAAGCAATTTCGGTCACCGAACGCCAGCGCTATATTTTACGCATTCGAGCCTTAACTAAAGGCGTGGCTGAAGCTTATTATGCAAGCCGTGAAGCCTTAGGTTTCCCAGGTTGTAAAAAATAACATTTAAAGGTAATTCAAAAAAGTGCGGTGAAATTTGACCGCACTTTAGGAGAGCAAAATGAGCAAACCCATTCTTTTTTATGCAGAAACATGCCCAGATACCGCGCCATTTGTCGCGGAGTTGGATCGCTTAGGTGTGGATTACGATGAAGTAGAAATTATGACTTCATTACCTAATCTCAAACAATTTATTCGTTTACGCGATAGCAATGCAGAATTTGATAACTCGAAAGCAAATGGCTATTTAGGCATTCCTGCATTGTTATTACCAAATGGCGATGTTGTTTTAGACCTATCAAAGTTAAAAGTAATTTTTTAAGTTTTGGGAAAGATAGAACAGCAGTTTTCATGCAACCCTATGAAAAATACTTAAAGCTGAATTCGCAGACACTGCGAGCGGATCAAACGGATGCGGAAAGAAAATTATGGCAACGCATCAATCGAGATCAATTATTAGGATTTCGATTTAATCGACAAAAGCCACTTTTAAGTTATATCGTTGATTTTTATTGTGCGAAAGCAAAGCTGATTATCGAATTAGATGGTAGCCAGCATTATGAACCTGATTATCAGGAAAAAGACGCATTGCGAGACGCAGCATTAAATTCACTTAGTTTTACGGTGATGCGGTTTAGCAATGATGAAGTCATACGTGAAATTGAAGCGGTAGTAGAGCAGATTTATTTGTTTTTAGAGAATGCAAGGGCTGATTGAGTACGAGGTTGGATTAACTTCTGCCACAAACGCTTGCGTTTGTGGCAGAAGTTAAACGAAGAAAACAATTAAATCGTGTGTGAGCTATTAAAATTCTCACTCCACATTGAATCAATTATATTAATCTAAGGAAAATGCTATGACATTACAGAAATTTTTGTTACCCCCATTATTATTTTTATCAATAAATACCTTTGCAGCACCAGCATATTTGCTTTTTGGTGGAGATAATCATGATAAATTTTTAGGCTGTTTGAACTGTAGTAAACATGATAACTCATCAATTTGGAATAAATATGGTGAATTCGGCTCTAAATATAATAGCGATAGTATTTGGAATAAATACGGAACTTATGGCTCTAAGTATAACAGTGAAAGTCCTTGGAATAAGTATTCTACAAGTGGGCCAGTGATTGTTGATAATGAAGGTAACTTTTATGGTAAATTCACAACTAATAAGTATGATAATCAGACAAGAATTAAATCTCTTCTTTGGATTTTAGAAAATCATGAATATATTATTGAAAATATTAATGATGTGATAGATGAAATGTAAATAAGTAATCAATGCAGCAAGTTGCACCTTACCAGAGAAAACAAAATGACAACCCAAAACTTCCTAGTAGAAATCGGCACTGAAGAGCTGCCACCAAAAGCTCTCAAAACATTAGCAACCTCTTTTGCGGATAACGTTGAGGCGGAATTAAACCAGGCAGGCTTATCATTCGACAAAATCGAATGGTTTGCGGCGCCGCGTCGTTTGGCGGTGAAAGTGTTGAACTTGGCGAAACAACAACCGAGCAAAGAAATCGAAAAACGAGGGCCTGCAGTGTCAGCAGCCTTTGATGCGGAAGGTAAACCAACTAAAGCGGCAGAAGGCTGGGCGCGTGGTTGTGGCATTACTGTTGAGCAAGCAGAACGCATTACAACTGATAAAGGCGAATGGCTCGTTCACCGTGCAAAAATTAAAGGTCAGCCGACCAAAAACTTACTTAACAATATTGTGGCAAACGCGTTGGCGAAATTGCCAATTCCAAAACCAATGCGTTGGGCGGACAAAACCGTGCAATTTATTCGTCCAGTTCACACTGTGACTATGTTGTTAGGTGATGAGTTAATTGAAGGCGAAATTTTAGGAGTGGCAAGTGCTCGCACCATTCGCGGTCACCGCTTCTTAGGCGAGAAAGAATTTGAAATTCAACATGCAGACCAATATCCACAATTATTGCGTGAAAAAGGTTCTGTGGTGGCGGACTTCAACGAGCGTAAAGCAGAAATTCTTGCAAAATCTCAAGCAAAAGCGACCGCACTTGGCGGCGAGGCTGATATTGAAGAAAGCTTGCTTGAAGAAGTCACTTCCTTGGTGGAATATCCAAATGTTTTAGCAGCAAAATTTGAAGAACATTTCTTAGCGGTGCCTGCGGAAGCCTTGGTTTACACCATGAAAGGAGACCAAAAATATTTCCCGATTTATGATAAAGACGGCAGATTATTACCGCACTTTATTTTCGTGTCGAACATCAACCCAGAAGATCCAATCGCGATTATCGAAGGGAACGAAAAAGTGGTTCGTCCACGTTTAACCGATGCGGAATTCTTCTTCAAAACCGACTTAAAACAAAAACTGGTCGATCGTTTACCACGCTTAGAAACCGTGTTATTCCAACAACAACTTGGTACATTAAAAGACAAAACTGACCGCATTGAACAACTTGCAGGCGAAATTGCAAAACAAATCGGCGCAGACGAAGCAAAAGCAAAACGTGCGGGTTTACTGTCAAAATGTGATTTGATGACCAACATGGTATTTGAATTCACTGATACACAAGGTGTAATGGGAATGCACTATGCTCGTCATGATGGTGAAGATGAAGAAGTGGCCGTGGCGTTAAACGAACAATATATGCCACGCTTTGCGGGTGATGAATTACCTAAGTCTTTGGTGGCAAGTGCGGTCGCTTTAGCGGATAAATTTGACACTTTAACAGGGATCTTCGGTATTGGACAAGCACCAAAAGGCAGTGCAGACCCATTCGCACTTCGTCGTGCGGCATTAGGTGCGTTACGTATTATCGTAGAGAAAAACTTACCACTTGATTTAGAAGATTTAGTGAAAAAATCAGCCGCACTTTTCGGTGATAAACTCACGAATCAAAACGTGGTTGCTGATGTGGTGGACTTCATGCTCGGCCGTTTCCGTGCATGGTATCAAGATGAAGGCATTGCGGTGGATGTAATTCAAGCGGTATTAGCACGTCGTCCAACTCGCCCTGCTGACTTTGATGCGCGCGTGCGTGCAGTTTCACATTTCCGTACTTTAGATTCAGCGGAAGCGTTAGCAGCAGCAAATAAACGTGTAAGTAACATCTTAGCGAAAGCAGGTGCGGCAATTGGCGAGATCAATTTAACCGCTTGCGTAGAGCCAGCAGAAAAAGCCCTTGCTGAAGCGGTACTGGCATTACGCACTGAAGTACAACCGCTTATCGCACAAGGCGATTACACGACAGTATTGGATAAATTAGCAAACTTACGTGCGCCAGTAGACAATTTCTTTGATAACGTGATGGTAAATGCTGAAGATCCAGCACTACGCCAAAACCGATTAGCGATTTTAAATACGTTACAAGGGTTATTCTTACAAGTAGCTGATATTTCAGTGCTTCAATAATGTAAAAAGGGATGGTTGATTTTTCGTCAATCATCCCTTCTTTTATAGACTTCAAGTGATTATTTCTCTATAATTACCGCACTCTCCCCCCTTAGCTCAGTCGGTTAGAGCAGGCGACTCATAATCGCTTGGTCACTGGTTCAAGTCCGGTAGGGGGGACCATTCGACTTGTCAAATAACGTCTTTTCTGTCAAAAAACATCATAAAAACAGCATTTTAGAATCAACCTTATTGTTGTTTTCGTCTTTTATTGTTTGTCATTGTTCGTTTTTATTGTTCCCTTAAATGTTCCCTCTTTATGAAGGAACAAAAACGAGGGAACAGGTATGTGCGATAAGTTATGCATTGCAATAAAACAAATATTTGATAATGCGATTGATGAAGGCGTGTTAGAAAATAATCCTTTTACAAGATTATCCAAAAGATTTAAAAAGCCAATTACTAAGAATTTTCCATCAATACCGCCTAAGGAATTAATGGCGTTCTAGACAAGAGATTATGCAGACGTGGGGAGATTATGTTGAGCAGTGCTTTAGTCAATCTCGATGCGAAACAGCTCAACAGCCAAAACGGCGTGCTAATCACCACACAGAATCTAATTGGCGGGTTGCGTGCGATTAATGCGCCTTTCTTTCCGGCAGACTGCATTTTAATTACAACGCTTTCTAACCTTGCGATTTACTTCAAGCAAAACACCGCTCGCTTGTTCTTCAAACAAGAACCGAGACAAAATAACGTGCAAATTTATTTCTCTGTGATGCTTGATTACTTGCTAGAAAATCACCGCTATGCGGTGCTAATTGAAGGCATTGATGAGGTGCAATAATGGAACAGATAACCCCTGAAGAATGTGCTAGTAAATTGCTTGAAGCCGTGCATTTATTTATCAATTACAGCGTGCAGGATTATATTTCACGTGGAATCATACAGGCGAATGAAAAGCCTCGATTTATGCGTGAATTATGGGGGCAGCTTGAACAAAGTGCGTTAGAAAACAACCGCACTTTCAACAATAAAGCCACCGCATCCGCTTGTTTTACGTTTGAATAGGGAGCAATGCGACAAACTCACGTAAATAACAAAATGAGAAAAGGAGATATATTCAGGCAGCTAGATTCATTTTCAGACCGTGGGGGCGATATTATGAAGGCGGAATTTATAGAGCACCTTTGCAACATTGGCGCGCTTACTGAACGCGAAGCCATAGACCTCACAACCGAATATATCAAACGATGCGAAAAACTCGAACGCAATCGCCACTAATCAAGCCCCGAAAGGGGCTTTATCTTTATAAAAAATCTAATTTTCTTATTGCAAAGATAGATTATTAACTTATAATCTAATTAATGATATACCCTCAAAGAATCTCGATG
Proteins encoded:
- a CDS encoding glutathionylspermidine synthase family protein, yielding MKRVTGFPTRPDMVQQLLNVGFDYYNLPSSDGSHYWSDNVAYEFTLAEIDRIEDTTNELHSMCLDFAADEIKKGDYENYRFTELQKQLIETSWRNQDPYLYGRFDFGYDGDNLKMFEYNADTPTSLLEAAVVQWQWLEQIEGLKHRDQFNWIHEELIKHFQFLKQQSGKTDFHLSAMQDAGREDWGNVDYLADVAYNAGWNIHQLAVEDIGYNSETKKFVDLNDQPIEMLFKLYPLEWLSHAEFARHITTAETRFIEPAWKMLLSNKALLAKLWARYPNHPNLLPAYFTPFELPKDLSMWVKKPLLGREGANVFYYEKNNGVEFAAKGSEHSTFYGNSGYVYQQKFELPSFDGMYPIIGSWVVGDVACGMGLREDFTAVTGNDSHFIPHYFVP
- a CDS encoding catalase, translating into MSSQCPFSHLAATNLTMGNGAPVADNQNSLTAGPRGPLLSQDLWLNEKLADFVREVIPERRMHAKGSGAFGTFTVTHDITKYTRAKIFSEVGKKTEMFARFTTVAGERGAADAERDIRGFALKFYTEEGNWDLVGNNTPVFFLRDPRKFPDLNKAVKRDPRTNMRSATNNWDFWTLLPEALHQVTVVMSDRGIPASYRHMHGFGSHTYSFWNEAGERFWVKFHFRTQQGIKNLTDAEAAEIIANDRESHQRDLYEAIERGDFPKWTLFVQIMPEADAEKVPYHPFDLTKVWPKKDYPLIEVGEFELNRNPENFFADVEQSAFAPSNLVPGIGTSPDRMLQARLFNYADAQRYRLGVNYRQIPVNRPRCPVHSNQRDGQGRVDGNYGSLPHYEPNSFSQWQQQPDFAEPPLRINGDAAHWDYRNDDNDYFSQPRALFNLMNAEQKQSLFNNTAAAMGDAPDFIKYRHIRNCHWCDAAYGEGVAKALGLTVEDALKARDTDPALGQGGLL
- the glyQ gene encoding glycine--tRNA ligase subunit alpha, whose translation is MSTKFNVKTFQGMILALQEYWANQGCTIVQPFDMEVGAGTSHPMTALRALGPEPMAFAYVQPSRRPTDGRYGENPNRLQHYYQFQVVIKPSPDNIQELYLGSLEMLGFDPTQNDIRFVEDNWENPTLGAWGLGWEVWLNGMEVTQFTYFQQVGGLECKPVTGEVTYGLERLAMYIQGVDSVYDLAWSDGPLGKTTYGDVFHQNEVEQSTYNFEHANTDFLFYCFDQYEKEAQELLALEKPLPLPAYERILKAAHSFNLLDARKAISVTERQRYILRIRALTKGVAEAYYASREALGFPGCKK
- a CDS encoding endonuclease domain-containing protein, yielding MQPYEKYLKLNSQTLRADQTDAERKLWQRINRDQLLGFRFNRQKPLLSYIVDFYCAKAKLIIELDGSQHYEPDYQEKDALRDAALNSLSFTVMRFSNDEVIREIEAVVEQIYLFLENARAD
- the glyS gene encoding glycine--tRNA ligase subunit beta; this translates as MTTQNFLVEIGTEELPPKALKTLATSFADNVEAELNQAGLSFDKIEWFAAPRRLAVKVLNLAKQQPSKEIEKRGPAVSAAFDAEGKPTKAAEGWARGCGITVEQAERITTDKGEWLVHRAKIKGQPTKNLLNNIVANALAKLPIPKPMRWADKTVQFIRPVHTVTMLLGDELIEGEILGVASARTIRGHRFLGEKEFEIQHADQYPQLLREKGSVVADFNERKAEILAKSQAKATALGGEADIEESLLEEVTSLVEYPNVLAAKFEEHFLAVPAEALVYTMKGDQKYFPIYDKDGRLLPHFIFVSNINPEDPIAIIEGNEKVVRPRLTDAEFFFKTDLKQKLVDRLPRLETVLFQQQLGTLKDKTDRIEQLAGEIAKQIGADEAKAKRAGLLSKCDLMTNMVFEFTDTQGVMGMHYARHDGEDEEVAVALNEQYMPRFAGDELPKSLVASAVALADKFDTLTGIFGIGQAPKGSADPFALRRAALGALRIIVEKNLPLDLEDLVKKSAALFGDKLTNQNVVADVVDFMLGRFRAWYQDEGIAVDVIQAVLARRPTRPADFDARVRAVSHFRTLDSAEALAAANKRVSNILAKAGAAIGEINLTACVEPAEKALAEAVLALRTEVQPLIAQGDYTTVLDKLANLRAPVDNFFDNVMVNAEDPALRQNRLAILNTLQGLFLQVADISVLQ
- a CDS encoding P2 family phage major capsid protein, translated to MLSSALVNLDAKQLNSQNGVLITTQNLIGGLRAINAPFFPADCILITTLSNLAIYFKQNTARLFFKQEPRQNNVQIYFSVMLDYLLENHRYAVLIEGIDEVQ